A segment of the Fibrobacter sp. genome:
TATCAACAAGATAAGAATAGCGATCCACATATTACGGTCTCAGGAGAATGCCAACCGTATTCTCGAAACGGCCTGCAGTAAGCGACACATAGGCAACGCCCAGTCCGGGCAAGTCCCTCAGGGGAACATCCCACCAGCGGTTAGACCCTGCGGGAGCCTGCGCGTGCCATACACTACGGCCTGCGGAGTCCAGCAGTCGTATCTCTACGGGCACATCCCCTTCCACGTAAACCCGCAGGGGGTTCCCGCCGGCACGAAGAACCCGAGAAGAAAGCTTGTACGTGAAGGGTTCCGTCAGTTTCTTCCCCACATCCAGCCTTCGCTGGAAACCAGGCGTATTCTCCCCTCGCCCCGAAAGAGGGTTAAAGCCCGAGGGGCATGCAACCGTCTTCTTGTCCCAGGACACACTGTCTACAACCTGCTGGCCGAAGCAGACGGAAATGTTTCCCGCCGTATTGTTCAAATAGCCCATGGCGACTTGAAACAGCCTGACATCCTTATAGCCGATAAATTCCCGAAGCATCAAGGTATCTCGGGTAAAGACCATGGACTCGTATGGCCCAACGACTCCTTTCCACGTCCCTCCACGCCCGCAGAAACGGAACTTGTCCAGAGCCACAGGCTTGTCCGTCCGGTTATAGACTTCGACCCACTCCGGCTCCGGCTCAAGAGGACAGTGATGAACCTCGGTTATGACCAGAGGGGATTCTCCCGTTAGGCTATCCACACCGGACACGCCAGGCTCATCATCGGGCAATCCATCTTGCTGTTCATAGTAGGCGTCTTCCACCCCCGGGGTTGGTAACGTCAGCTCCCATCGGTCAGACTCCTTTACCCTCTGGAAGGACTTTCCCGCTTTGGGCTTCGACAATCCCACGGAGTCTGGGCAAGACCTTTCAACACCGCCCCACAGGGAGGAACTTTCGGTCCAAAGTTTCCAGTAGGATTCCCTGGAATTAGGAAGCGTCACCCCGCCAAGCTCCCCGCAGGCAACCCCGTCTCCCTCCGGACAGTACGCCAGGTCATGAACCAGGACAAGGCGCTTCCCCTCCGGATACAAAAACCGCAGGGGTTCCTTCTCCTCAAATTGAACCACAAGGGTATCGGGAAGTGCATCTCCCTCATTCCGGTCCAGCCGGATTTCAACAAACTCCCCCTCGTTATCGGGAACATCCGACGGATCCGGGAAGATTTCCACAAACAGCGGACAAGCCATGGCTCGTGCCACAGCAAAAGAACAAAATACCTTAGAGATTTTCAAACTCCCTCCAGGGGAGTTCCATCCTTAGCCAGTCCAGCCGGCGCTATTTTTTCGGATGGCTTGCGTTCCTAGGTCAGACCACTAACTTGAGAGTTAGTCTATGGAGTGGTCGTTGGGAAGCATGTAAGCAAGCGGGTTCACCGGGTTGTTGTTCACCCATACCTCGTAATGGAGGTGGGGACCAACAGAAAGGCCCGTATTTCCCATGTAGCCAATAACCTGGTAACGATGTACAAGTTCACCGGGCTGGACCAGATACTTCTGCATATGGCCAAAGCGAGTCTTGATTCCGTTGCCGTGGTTCAAAGTCACGAAATTACCGAAGGAGGAACTGAGCTGAGCCACTTCCACAACGCCATCGGCAGGAGCAAAAATCGGGGTCCAACGATCGTTGGAAATATCCACGCCCTGGTGCATCTTGCCTACCTGGCCGGTCACCGGATGAATACGGGGGCCGAAGGAGGATGCATAGCGACCCTTGGTCGGGGCGATAGAAGGAATGTAACGCCAGAGAGCCATCTTCTGGTCCATGTAGGCGTGCATCTTCTTGAAAGAAGCATCGTTGTTAAGAAGCTTTCCCTGGATACGGCTGGATGTTTCGCTAAGGATTGCCATCTTTTCCATAACCGGAGAAGTCTTGCGGAGCAGAAGTTCCTCGGGGCTCACGGCACCACCGGTACTCAACTCACGGGAGGCCTCGTCCTGAGTAGGCAGGCTAAAACGAGCGTAGACTCGGTTCTCGTCCCTAAGGAATTCCGCAGTGGTGTTGGAAAGGTAATCCATGGTTTCCTGAATCTGGGACATTTCCTGATTCAGTTTCTGGCGGTTATGAAGCTGGTGCTTCAGGATGCCATCATAAATCGTTGTGGATGCGACCTGGACCGCAAAAAGAACCAGGCCAAGGACCACGAACACACGAAGTACAGGCCATGCCTTAAAAAGGAAGGCAGGAACATGCAGCGTCACAGAACTGGTTGAATTCTGGAAGTGTATGGTGGTCTTCATGAAATCCATGGGCGCGAAAGTAGTAAAATGCACCCCAAAAAAGGAGTATTTCAACTCACAAAAAGTTCCACAAGTGTTCCCAAGAATAGCCCCAAATGAACGTAACTTGTTGATACTCAATGAGTTATAATTAAGTGGACGGAAATGTAAAAAATCCACTTTTTTCGCAAAAATCACAAAAAAAAGCCCCCTTTCGGAGGCCTTTTCAAAAAAAACACATTTTTACACTGGATTGTCCAGGTCAACGAACTTTGACGGAATGCCAAGTTCGCATTGGATTTTTTCGGCCAGGGCCCGTACTCCAAAAACCTCGGTACGATGATGTCCACAATTAATCAGGTTGAAGCCAAGTTCCTCGCAAGTAATGGGAACTGCTTCCTTGATTTCGCCGGTAATGAAGGCGTCAGCTCCCAGGGAGATGGCCTCTTCGATTCCGCTGGCACCGGAGCCGCTGCAGATCGCCACCTTCTTGATGGTCTTGGAGCCATACATCAAACGGTTCTGCACCCCATGAGGAAAGGCCTTTTCCGCCTGGGCCAGGAATTCATCCTGAGTGAGAGGCTGGGAATATTCACCAATCCATCCCACAAACTTTTCTCCTTCAGGCAGGAAACCCTGCAAGTTGGAAAGGTTCATGGCTTTGGCAATCAGGGCGTTGTTGCCAACTTCAGGATGCCCATCCAGAGGCAAGTGGAACCCATAGAGGGAAATGCCGTGCTGCATCAGGCGACGCATGCGTTCACCGAACTTACCGACAAGAACCCGGTCCTCCCCCTTCCAGAAACCGTTGGGATGATGGACTATGATACAGTCCGCCTTCTCTTCGATGGCGACGTCAATGAGGCGGTCGCGGAAGGAGACTCCCGTGACGATTTTAGTCACCTTGTCATTAGCCTCGACGCAAAGGCCATCGGTACAGTAGTCATGAAAAGCCTGCGGAGAAAGCAGGTCGTTGAGCCAGGAGGAAAATTGCTTGAGTTCCATGCCGGGAAAGGTAGTAAAGAATTTTCCATAAACTTAGGATTCCATCTTCTTTTTACAATAATTCATTAGCCAGCGTTTTCGCAAATTTGTAAATTTGCGTCCGTAAAAATTCACATAAACTAGGTTCATCTGGTGTTGTGGTTGCCGCGATTTTGCGAAACACGTACAAGGGTCGGCATTCATTTCGCGCCTGATGCCAAAAAGGAGCCAATAATGGCACATTATCTCTTTACTTCTGAATCCGTATCCAAGGGTCATCCGGATAAGGTCTGCGACCAGATTTCCGACGCCATCCTGGATGCCTGCCTTGCCAAGGACCCCGCCAGCCGCGTCGCTTGCGAAACTTTGGTGAACACCGGTCTCGTTGTGATTTCTGGTGAAATCACCACCAAGGCAGACCTGGACTACCAGGCTATCGCCCGCGAAACCATCAAGAACATCGGCTACACCGATTCCGAAATCGGTTTCGACTACAAGAGCTGCGCCGTCATGGTCGCTGTAGACAAGCAGTCCCCGGATATCGCCCAGGGTGTTGACGCCAAGGCTGCAGAAGGTAAGGAAGATGACAAGCAGGGTGCTGGCGACCAGGGCATGATGTTCGGTTTCGCCTGCGACGACACCAAGGAACTGATGCCGCTGCCCATTAGCCTCGCCCACAAGCTCATGGAAGAAATCCAGAACCTCCGCGAAAAGGGCAAAATCAAGTGGCTCCGCCCCGACGCCAAGTCCCAGGTTACTGTTGAATACGACGAAAACGACAAGCCGGTTCGCGTAGACACCGTGGTGATCTCCACCCAGCACGAAGAAAAGGTGAACGGCAAGGAACTGAAGCACAGCCAGATCGAAAAGGAAATCATCGAAAAGCTGGTGAAGAAGGTGATCCCTGCAAAGCTCTTGGACAAGAAGACCCGCTACCTCATCAACCCCACCGGCAAGTTTGTGGTTGGCGGTCCTCACGGCGACTGCGGCCTCACCGGCCGTAAGATCATCGTGGACACCTATGGTGGCATGGGTCGTCATGGTGGTGGCGCATTCAGCGGTAAGGATCCTTCCAAGGTGGACCGTTCCGGCGCATACGCCGCACGTTATGTAGCCAAGAACATCGTAGCCGCAGGCCTCGCCCGCCGTTGCGAAGTCCAGGTTGCATATGCCATCGGTTACTCCAAGCCCGTTTCTGTTCTGGTGAACACCTTCGGTACCGGTAAAATTGACGACCGCAAGATCGAAGCCCTGGTCGCTGACCACTTCGACTTGTCTCCTGCAGGCCTCAACAAGATGCTTGACCTGAAGAAGCCCGGTTACATCGCTACTGCCGCCCTCGGTCACTTCGGTCGCGAAGGCAAGCGCTTCACCTGGGAAAAGACCGACAAGGCAAACGCCCTGAAGGCCGCCGCCGCTAAGATCAAGTAATCACAAGCCGAGAGTCGCATAGGTCACCACGACTCTCTTCGCGGTTCTCCAAATGGAAAAGCCCTCGGATTTTAGTCCGAGGGCTTTTTCGTAAGGTTCTACCTCACCGTCACAAGGGAACTGCGGTTCATACCAGGCGCAGTCACTCGCATCAGGTAGATACCGGCAGGCATGCCCCGAGTCAACATCGGGATGTCCCGGGCAGCTTCGGCCCTGACGTTTCGAACAGTCCGGACAACCTCGCCCTTGGTATTGAAAAAGCTTACACTGTCAGACTGCTGAACCATGTTCAGCACGTTCATGGGAATAGCCGTAACAGACGTATCCGTAACAACCGTATCCTGCGGATCGGGGTCGACTGCAGGATTCTCCGGTTCCTCAGGAACTTCGGGTTCTACAGCCGCTTCCAGCAAGGTAAGGTCAAACTGGTCCAGGTTGGGGCCGTCCTTGCCGCTGGCAGTCGTGAACTTGATTTCGTTTTCACCAGCCCCCAGTTTCAAGTTAAGGGACTTGGTGGGCCAGGTGGTCCAATTACCGGTCATCGCAAACGTTTCCGTCACAGTATCAGTCACGTTCTTTCCGCTTGAGGTAATAGTCAAGGAACGGTCTTCCTTGGAACCGTTGGTGTAGTCCAAGTCCATTTTATAAAGGCCAGCTTTTTCAACAGAGACCTTCACCGTCAGGGAACCGCCAACGTCGAAATTCACATAGCCAGTTCCGGCGAAACCCGTATTGGAGCTTTCCAGGAATCCGCCATCAATAACGCCGGCTTCAGCCTGGTAAGCCTTTTCCTCTACCGGTTCCGGAGGTGTGGGAGGAACATAGTTGGCATCGCAAACCGTGGGGCTAGACAAGGTGGCGCCAGCGTTGGCCTTCACAGCAGATTCTACATCATTCACATTCAGCATATAGCCGGTGTAATCGTAAGGCGGCGTAAAGGAGGAGCCATTCCCCTTGGTATTGCCAGAACAGCTAGTATACTTGTTGTCAATGACTTCGGCA
Coding sequences within it:
- a CDS encoding lamin tail domain-containing protein, with amino-acid sequence MKISKVFCSFAVARAMACPLFVEIFPDPSDVPDNEGEFVEIRLDRNEGDALPDTLVVQFEEKEPLRFLYPEGKRLVLVHDLAYCPEGDGVACGELGGVTLPNSRESYWKLWTESSSLWGGVERSCPDSVGLSKPKAGKSFQRVKESDRWELTLPTPGVEDAYYEQQDGLPDDEPGVSGVDSLTGESPLVITEVHHCPLEPEPEWVEVYNRTDKPVALDKFRFCGRGGTWKGVVGPYESMVFTRDTLMLREFIGYKDVRLFQVAMGYLNNTAGNISVCFGQQVVDSVSWDKKTVACPSGFNPLSGRGENTPGFQRRLDVGKKLTEPFTYKLSSRVLRAGGNPLRVYVEGDVPVEIRLLDSAGRSVWHAQAPAGSNRWWDVPLRDLPGLGVAYVSLTAGRFENTVGILLRP
- a CDS encoding M23 family metallopeptidase, coding for MDFMKTTIHFQNSTSSVTLHVPAFLFKAWPVLRVFVVLGLVLFAVQVASTTIYDGILKHQLHNRQKLNQEMSQIQETMDYLSNTTAEFLRDENRVYARFSLPTQDEASRELSTGGAVSPEELLLRKTSPVMEKMAILSETSSRIQGKLLNNDASFKKMHAYMDQKMALWRYIPSIAPTKGRYASSFGPRIHPVTGQVGKMHQGVDISNDRWTPIFAPADGVVEVAQLSSSFGNFVTLNHGNGIKTRFGHMQKYLVQPGELVHRYQVIGYMGNTGLSVGPHLHYEVWVNNNPVNPLAYMLPNDHSID
- a CDS encoding Nif3-like dinuclear metal center hexameric protein; amino-acid sequence: MELKQFSSWLNDLLSPQAFHDYCTDGLCVEANDKVTKIVTGVSFRDRLIDVAIEEKADCIIVHHPNGFWKGEDRVLVGKFGERMRRLMQHGISLYGFHLPLDGHPEVGNNALIAKAMNLSNLQGFLPEGEKFVGWIGEYSQPLTQDEFLAQAEKAFPHGVQNRLMYGSKTIKKVAICSGSGASGIEEAISLGADAFITGEIKEAVPITCEELGFNLINCGHHRTEVFGVRALAEKIQCELGIPSKFVDLDNPV
- the metK gene encoding methionine adenosyltransferase, with amino-acid sequence MAHYLFTSESVSKGHPDKVCDQISDAILDACLAKDPASRVACETLVNTGLVVISGEITTKADLDYQAIARETIKNIGYTDSEIGFDYKSCAVMVAVDKQSPDIAQGVDAKAAEGKEDDKQGAGDQGMMFGFACDDTKELMPLPISLAHKLMEEIQNLREKGKIKWLRPDAKSQVTVEYDENDKPVRVDTVVISTQHEEKVNGKELKHSQIEKEIIEKLVKKVIPAKLLDKKTRYLINPTGKFVVGGPHGDCGLTGRKIIVDTYGGMGRHGGGAFSGKDPSKVDRSGAYAARYVAKNIVAAGLARRCEVQVAYAIGYSKPVSVLVNTFGTGKIDDRKIEALVADHFDLSPAGLNKMLDLKKPGYIATAALGHFGREGKRFTWEKTDKANALKAAAAKIK
- a CDS encoding carbohydrate-binding protein is translated as MKKMFGKISLFLCASVSISLAAVDQCKPIGWATRSGRTATAFEVTGGGNVAADTVRSFSQLQSLVKGSTPKVIYIDGTLGDGWLNRSGSRLVIDGQNKTIVGLKAGTKLNACIRIAGSAKNIILRNIVIEGPGSNADQAWDNIVIEGSSGKYPTNIWVDHCEFWDGQDGNADVVKGADNVTFTWCKFGYKKRSTHNLSNLIGSSDSEPESEGKLNVTYAFNWWVAAAQRKPRCRYGNIHVMNNLITADANISAGTDVLGMAPGYQCRIRSERNHFINEREPIYLGLAGTIGVAEVIDNKYTSCSGNTKGNGSSFTPPYDYTGYMLNVNDVESAVKANAGATLSSPTVCDANYVPPTPPEPVEEKAYQAEAGVIDGGFLESSNTGFAGTGYVNFDVGGSLTVKVSVEKAGLYKMDLDYTNGSKEDRSLTITSSGKNVTDTVTETFAMTGNWTTWPTKSLNLKLGAGENEIKFTTASGKDGPNLDQFDLTLLEAAVEPEVPEEPENPAVDPDPQDTVVTDTSVTAIPMNVLNMVQQSDSVSFFNTKGEVVRTVRNVRAEAARDIPMLTRGMPAGIYLMRVTAPGMNRSSLVTVR